ttcttttcaaagtTTCTTTGGCAGCTCTTAGAATTCGGGTGGCCTCAATCCCGGGACTCTAACCCAGCAAAATCCGTGCGCCCGTCGACGTCATGGTTGGAGTCGCTACACTCGAGACTTCAGAATGTCTACGGTAACAGGATTCTCCAATAACCCTGTCCCTCAAAAGGGCCTCAAACCCCGACATCCTCGGACTCTAACCGTTAATAAACCCTTTCTAATAACATCCTGGGACTTAAACCCTTAACAAATATTCCTCTTAACTTATATATATTTCCTCTTTATTTCTATTCCAGCTTTGTCCTTTCTtcattaaatttagcagttgtcattccttaaatttagcaattattaaattcagcagttatcattccttaaatttagcagttcttaaattcagcagttatcattccttaaatttagcagttattaaattcagcAGCTGGGTGTTTACTTAAGACTTTGGACACGGTCTTGATTAGAGTATATCCAATGCAGATAAACGGTCTGCTTACCCTGAATTTGCCGCGCGGGCCGTGTCCTCGCCTTTTTCCgcaaccagctgttttttttttttcataattacctctttcctgtttctcaatcccggacgagcccccaaattgttgtgatcgaattcaatcaccccgggttctttaattgagctggaaaaggtaaataaaaagacacaagactgggataGAATTAAAGTAGGCCTCATGAGTGAGATCGGCAGAGCAGGCTCCTGCACCCTGCTTGGTCAATCGTCCCGCCAGATCTGCCGGTCTCTGTCTTGAGAACACATTTTATTACACTTGAGAAAGGGGGGTAACTTGGGGCCCCCCTTAGTTTATTGCtgggggcctctcttatctcgtgCCTGGTACAGCATGGTACTTTCAGTGAAAAGACAGAAGAATGCACCTTAGTTTCACatacagaaacatttagttaatcagcacatgcagtttacatattcagtttgattttaaattattctttataATCATAATAAGATACAAATGAGATGTGAACTCTGcctaaatgcattttaatctaaTTTATAAAGTACTtaacatgtgtgtatgtgttttctATCTCTTGTGCATAAAACAAAGTTTTAAAGTGCTAAAGGATAcagttgtattttttatttatttattaatctgtCTTGGCTTCATAAGTTTAGCAGGCAATTTAATAAATTCATTGATTTAGTTAACTTTGCTAGGGATAGTTATAATGTTGGTGGTATGGTTGATAAATATTTTGCCTTTTATGTCAGATGTAAGTATGAAGAGAAAGTCAGGAGACATAGCATCGTTCTTCAGTAGGAAGAGAAAAGAGGGTGAGAAAGAAAAGGCAGGCAGCGAGAAAGAGGGTGAAAGAGAGAGCACTGGTTCTAGTGGACCTCCAGGTAACGTTATACTCTAACACACGCGTTGGTACAGTGTTACCTATTTTCTTGATATTGTCCACCAGTTTGTTCTATCTAAATAGAGATCATGatcccccacgttcttttgattgacagctgaaactcgctttttaaaaggctgatttatgtgtCCGCGTtgcagccctacggcgtaggttacgcagcgacgcacagaacgctgcgtgcgccgcgtaacctacaccgtaggctacgccgtcgattttacgcggaaccataaatccgcctgtATTCACTacagcacccgcccgtgctcctgaaagaaactcagaaaataactccttaaaaataggtgagtacttgtaatctgtctacgtttgtactttctaaacagaaaacaggcttattatcttctcttttttctgattaaagcatccgaaatagccgggtatttttaaaaccgaatacttcccccccttcgtttataaaaaatgagtatccacattacatcgttgttaaaaaaaaaaaccttccacacagaaccgaagatatgcgttttcgaccactttcataagcattccaaacctgtagatcatctggtcttccagcctccgggccgcctctgctGCGCCGGCTCCCCGGGATCCGCGCCTCCTCCTCGGATAACGAGCTGGAGTTTCCCCGTGTCCGCCGCGGAGCTGCCGTGTTAAACCGAcgcagccctgctgcagccgGGCTGCAGCCGGgctgcgtgtcgccgcgtaccctacggcgtaggctccgcgtcggtgtaacggtgtcaagagcagggaccatttatttaataaatagcttggaggacagatggtggatcatccatagttctgggtcgcacgttagacgtcagactcagagcagatttgttgttgttttggagcataatgtgacgttcgaaaaacgcaaaactccggttgtctctgtctacaccaggtctacacgcatctacataaacagagttttcaaaaatcttccctttgcctggagtttttttaaacattcgtttatttgcgttttcatgtggatgacaggtccaaacgtaggaaaatatcttcggtttagcagatacccggctacgtgtgtacggggtctgggcagtcagatggggcagagctgtggagacgtctccctggtgctgcgtcatatgacgcggtggtcgaaaaaaaaaagcgtttgtaggaacttggctaaaatcagccactttttcctctgaataagtgcccttatgtcttgtaaaacatattaaatcctacattaacttctcacatagtcattttcacataaggtcaggtatcatttttgaaaaaattctaacctgcaatatgctctttaaaacttgattttttttatttttttttttattttgatcgtTCATAGGTGCTTCCCAACGACATGCTCCCACACAGCAGATAGACTAAAAGCGAGAGAGAGGAGCCTGTGGCCCCAGTGGACCTCCAGGTACATTTTTCAGTCATACATTTAACCATTTTTCTGTTTCTACATGTACCTTCACTGATATTGTCCACTAGTTTATTCTGATCTGTCAAACAATTAGTAATAAAATGCATTTCCATAATGGAGCCTTTGTAAAATAATTAGAACAATTTAtaacctgattttttttttttttttattgattgtagATGCTTCCCAACGACATGCTCCCACACAGACAGACTCAGGGCGAGAGAGAGGAGCCTGGGGCCCCAGTGGACCTCCAGGTATACTAACTCTCACATATATACTGGACACTTGAATTGCACTTCAGTTTTGCCAATTCTGATAGAGTGGCAATGTTCAGATGCAGCCTGATAACTCATGAATAGTTGTGattcatacacatacacacacagatataAATGGCCTGGATCATCCATGAGATATAAGAGAATGGGGGAAATAGTTCAAATTAACTTGCTTATCTTAATTGTTATTAATCCCTGATGTAATTGAATAGATGTAGATgaagtttttttagttttctctcttttttttttaacagacattTCAAAATCAAGATTTGATGGACCAGTCCAGCCAAGAttaaggcccaatctcaatactccccctacttttcttcactcgcccttcttttctccactcgcacttcttttcttccctaacccctaaaaaagaagggggagattttagggcacttgagatctagggcatttggcccaggtgcctgtcccatttctcctactccccctcgttttcatccctaacctgatcaggaagcagagagccaaaagctgttttaatttcagctgtagcgctgttaatatggcaatgtattaagttttaatattttttcaggcataaaggtaacctttaagatccgcaaccggggctcagtttatccaaataacgcctgttaagaaatttgacccgatgttttcggagatgagaagagccgccgcccccggggagcagcctcagctcacagcccgagaagagacgtgtccgccgggtcaagctgctgcgtcgtcccgggagagaaactctctctgggacgcagctctgttgagaattacgctggctgaaataaatcatttaggaagatgttggtttaatagatgaaatctaacagttgtagctacgcctgttaagaaatttgctccgaaatttagagatttctgtctgccggctccggagtttgggtccgcgttaaatcgacgcagagcctacggcgtagggtacggcgtacggcgcgcgtcgccgcgtacatcgacgcagagcttacagcgtagggtacggcgtagggtacggcgtagggtacggcgtacagcgcgcgtcgccgcgtacatcgacgcagagcttacggcgtaggttacgaacctacgccgtaggctctgcgttggtgtaacgcggaaccataaatccctttattctggtgtgatcttccgcaactttatctgaaagtgtgtaaattacccagataacatggattactttgtggtttctgaagactattatatcagaaacatccaaaacaaatctgacgagtcacaggattatttctctctatttctctgagacgagtctgcctgtttgccttcggtcggcgagtcaaatcgacgcagagcctacggcaacagcattctgggaaattttcataccccctcgctcgccaagtgagcatctgaaatccctcgatttgaaggggctattctcagcccctagccctcgttatgccccctccccctaggtgaaaagaggaattgggacaccactaccttcacgggaacgcgcaaaagttagggttagtgaagaaaaggagggcgagggggagtattgggacgcagccttaaACTCTTCACCAGGACCCTCCAGGGCGACAGGAGTAGAAACTTTCAAGCCTCCTGGTACAATATTGACTCGTGGCTGGAGTACTCTAAGACTCAGGACTCTACATACTGTTATGCATGCAGGCATTTTGGCCTCCCAAACACACAGTCTGTTTTCACCTCAGCCTTGGGATATAGGAACTGGAAAAAGGCAACATTTAGAgatggagggtttgctctccATGCAAGGGGAGAAGCTCACATAAATGCAATGATGGCATGGAGGGAATTTGAAAGGGGAGAAAAAGTTGATGCCTCTTTGATGAGTACACTAACAAAAGAGCACAGTAAGCAGGTACAGGAAAACCGTACCTATATAAAAACTGTAACCGAGGTCTTGCTGTTGACTGCAACCCAAAATATTTCCCAGAGAGGTCATAGGGAGACAAGTGATGCAGACAACAGAGGAAACTTCCTGGCTATATTGGATGCAATTGGTAACCATGACCCAGTTGTTAAAAAGAAGCTGACTGGGCCTCGTAATGCAAAATACACGAGCCACCAAATTCAGTATGAAATTTTGAATACATTGGCGGAAATGGTACGCGTCTCCATCATAAACGAGGTCAAGGAAAGTGAAGTCTTTTCCCTATTAGCGGATGAaacaaaagacacaaaaaagaaGGAACAGATGTCTTTAGTGCTCAGGTACTATTATAGAGGAGCTGTAAAAGAAAGCTTTCTGCACTTTGAATCTGCAGACCACCTCGATGCTGCAGGTTGGACAGAAAAAATTATCCAGATCCTCGAGAGGTCTGGCCTGGAGTACAAAAGCAACCTGGTTGGACAAGCATATGACGGTGCTGCTGTCATGAGTGGCAGTTACACTGGCGTTCAGTCTCGTATTAAGGAAGTGGCAAAGCAAGCCTTTTATGTCCACTGTAACGCTCATTGTCTTAACTTGGTTCTTGTTGACACAGTTAAAACAGTCCCTCAAGTTGAATGCTTTTTTACCATTGTTGCAGAGACTATATGTCTTCATGTCTGGCTCTTACATCCACACCAAATGGCTTAACACACAGAAAGAAATGTATGCTGGAGCACCCAGAGAGCTTCAACGATTAAGTGATACGAGGTGGGCTTGTCGGTATAGTGCTTGTCATACTGTACCTGGTAGACTACCTGCTGTTATTCGTGTCCTTGAGGAGGTATCTGCAGAAAACAGTGGAGATAGAAGTATTGATGCAAGGGGGCTGCTTGCACAAATTGACCTGCAGTTCATTGGCCTTTTAGTGACATGCACTAAGGTTTTTGGTGATGCAAAATGTCTGTCTGACTTTCTACAGTCTCCCTCTCTTGATTTATGTTCAGCTGTAGATCTAGTTGAAGCCCTTGTGCAACATTTTCAAGACTATAGGGATGAATCATACTTTGAGGGACTCTGGAAAGAAGTCTTGGATActgctgaaaaatgcaatgttgagacatgttccaaaaagaaagacaaaacagaGCGGAAGGCTGGATGGACATACTGTCATGTCCGCAGACACTACACCATCGGGAAAGAAATCAtagacctggttctggaccggatCCGGAAACTGGTGAGTTCCTCTAAGTGGTTTTCACCTCCAAGGCATCGACTGTTTTCTCACAGTTTTCTCTGTGGACAGGCTGACCAGTGCACCGGTCTCCAGGGCTTCCTGGTGTTCCACAGCTTCGGTGGAGGCACCGGCTCTGGTTTCACCTCCCTGCTGATGGAGCGTCTGTCCGTGGACTACGGCAAGAAGTCCAAGCTGGAGTTCTCCATCTACCCGGCCCCCCAGGTGTCCACGGCGGTGGTGGAGCCCTACAACTCCATCCTGACCACCCACACCACCCTGGAGCACTCCGACTGTGCCTTCATGGTGGACAACGAGGCCATCTACGACATCTGCCGCAGGAACCTGGACATCGAGCGTCCCACCTACACCAACCTGAACCGACTCATCAGCCAGATCGTGTCCTCCATCACTGCTTCTCTTCGCTTCGACGGTGCCCTCAATGTGGATCTGACAGAGTTCCAGACCAACCTGGTGCCGTATCCCCGGATCCACTTCCCTCTGGCCACCTACGCCCCCGTCATCTCGGCGGAGAAGGCTTACCACGAGCAGCTGACCGTAGCTGAGATCACCAACGCCTGCTTTGAGCCGGCCAACCAGATGGTGAAGTGCGACCCTCGCCATGGCAAGTACATGGCCTGCTGCCTGCTGTACCGTGGAGACGTGGTGCCCAAAGACGTCAACGCCGCCATAGCAACCATCAAAACCAAGCGCAGCATCCAGTTCGTGGACTGGTGCCCCACCGGCTTCAAGGTGGGCATCAACTACCAGCCCCCCACCGTGGTTCCcgggggagacctggccaaggtgCAGAGGGCTTTGTGCATGCTCAGCAACACCACCGCCATCGCCGAGGCCTGGGCTCGCCTGGACCACAAGTTTGACAAGGTCCAAATCCAGGGTCCACCATCGACTAAAACTGGACAAACCCCCAGTCTTTGAAGGATATGCAAAGTGATGCACCCTGGGTTGGAACCTGGAGGCCCCACCGACCGAGAGTGCCAATATCTGCTCTCAGTAGTATTCCAGTCTCCACTTACAGGTAAATTTCAAATgaccattttttttcataagcaGTATTATTATGATTTCATCTCAGGATTAAGATTACCTCCCTTCAACCTTTGATTAAGGTGCATACAAACATGATCCCACCAAACCTAAAGCACCGAATTACTCTATCGGAAATTGTTACTGGAAGGACAATACTTACTGCCCTCCAGGGATGTACTCTATCGGACAAAGTTCCTGGAAGGACAATACTTACTGCCCTCCAGGGATGTACTCTATCGGACAAAGTTCCTGGAAGGACAATACTGACTGCCCTCCAGGGATGTACTCTATCGAATAAAGTTCCTGGAAGGAAAATACTGACTGCCCTCCAGGGATGTACTCTATCGGACAAAGTTCCTGGAAGGACAATACTTACTGCCCTCCAGGGATGTACTCTATCGGAAATTGTTACTGGAAGGACAATACTTACTGCCCTCCAGGGATGTACTCTATCGGACAAAGTTCCTGGAAGGACAATACTTACTGCTCTCCAGGGATGTACTCTATCAGACAAAGTTCCTGGAAGGACAATACTGACTGCCCTCCAGGGATGTACTCTATCGAATAAAGTTCCTGGAAGGAAAATACTGACTGCCCTCCAGGGATGTACTCTATCGGACAAAGTTCCTGGAAGGACAATACTTACTGCCCTCCAGGGATGTACTCTATCGGACAAAGTTCCTGGAAGGAAAATACTGACTGCCCTCCAGGGATGTTCTCTATCGGACAAAGTTCCTGGAAGGACAATACTTACTGCCCTCCAGGACCAAAATATTTAATTCCTTCCAACGTCACAAGACATGGCCACAGTTGTGCACCTGCATTTACAGATGGTACCAGTTCCATGCGATGCCACTCACGCATGATTCTCACGAGATCTCATGTGAGAATCACGTCTCTT
This is a stretch of genomic DNA from Cololabis saira isolate AMF1-May2022 chromosome 12, fColSai1.1, whole genome shotgun sequence. It encodes these proteins:
- the LOC133457578 gene encoding tubulin alpha-1C chain-like, which encodes MERLSVDYGKKSKLEFSIYPAPQVSTAVVEPYNSILTTHTTLEHSDCAFMVDNEAIYDICRRNLDIERPTYTNLNRLISQIVSSITASLRFDGALNVDLTEFQTNLVPYPRIHFPLATYAPVISAEKAYHEQLTVAEITNACFEPANQMVKCDPRHGKYMACCLLYRGDVVPKDVNAAIATIKTKRSIQFVDWCPTGFKVGINYQPPTVVPGGDLAKVQRALCMLSNTTAIAEAWARLDHKFDKVQIQGPPSTKTGQTPSL